The following proteins come from a genomic window of Fusobacterium simiae:
- a CDS encoding IS3 family transposase, whose protein sequence is YIYYYNNRRIKEKLKGLTPASYRSQSLLVS, encoded by the coding sequence TTATATATATTATTACAATAATAGAAGAATAAAAGAGAAACTAAAAGGATTAACTCCTGCTTCTTACAGAAGTCAATCCTTGTTAGTAAGTTAA